Proteins from one Bradyrhizobium amphicarpaeae genomic window:
- a CDS encoding DUF7168 domain-containing protein, which produces MHQTSNPAALDKLKLRIQALRAKTIANGCTEDEALSAAAKVAELLDRHDLSLSDVELRASPCERRVYETYRKKRIPLDDCIGAIALFCDCRVWREKNAGGENIYVFFGLGADVEVAHYLAELVDGAVRAELGRFKTSVEYSRFRHQERHLANASFALGMVASIADRLVALKADRDQVNAGTGRGLVVLKTSVVDAEFDKLALNLRNQRSGGRMVSMTAYEAGGAAGASLAINPGLGGARSGTKGS; this is translated from the coding sequence GTGCATCAGACCTCCAATCCGGCCGCGCTCGACAAGCTGAAGCTCCGCATCCAGGCGTTGCGCGCCAAGACGATCGCCAATGGCTGCACCGAGGACGAGGCGCTGTCGGCCGCCGCCAAGGTCGCCGAGCTGCTGGATCGCCACGATCTGTCGCTCTCCGACGTCGAGCTGCGTGCCTCGCCTTGCGAACGGAGGGTCTACGAGACCTATCGCAAGAAGCGCATTCCGCTGGACGACTGCATCGGCGCGATCGCTCTGTTCTGCGATTGCCGGGTCTGGCGCGAGAAGAACGCAGGCGGCGAGAACATCTATGTGTTCTTCGGTCTCGGCGCGGATGTCGAGGTCGCGCACTATCTGGCCGAACTGGTCGACGGCGCCGTGCGCGCCGAGCTTGGCCGCTTCAAGACCTCGGTCGAGTACAGCAGGTTCAGGCACCAGGAGCGGCATCTCGCCAACGCCTCCTTTGCGCTCGGAATGGTGGCGTCGATCGCGGACAGGCTGGTGGCGCTCAAGGCCGACCGCGATCAGGTCAACGCAGGCACCGGCCGCGGGCTGGTGGTTCTCAAGACCTCGGTGGTCGACGCCGAATTCGACAAGCTCGCCCTCAATCTCCGCAACCAGCGCAGTGGCGGACGGATGGTGTCGATGACGGCCTATGAAGCCGGGGGCGCTGCCGGCGCGTCGCTGGCGATCAATCCCGGCCTTGGCGGGGCGCGGTCAGGGACCAAAGGAAGCTGA